One Halanaerobium hydrogeniformans genomic window, CCAGAGTTAAAAGATATATTGATACTGAAGGTTATTTTCTAGCCGAGGTAGAAAGTTGCCCTGAAGAAAAAGTTGAGGTTGATACTGAAACAAAGGCTCTGATGAGAACAGTTGTTAAAGAGTTTGAACAGTATATAAAATTCAATCGTAATTTACCCGCAGAAACCATTATGTCGGTTAATGATATAGAAGATCCCGGTAGACTGGCAGATGTTATATCTTCGCAAATCGACTTAAAATATCAGCAGCTGCAGGAACTTTTAGAGGCAACTGATATAATAGAACGTTTAGAAAAAATGCTGGCTGTACTTCGTAGTGAGATAGAGGTTCTTAAAATTGAGCAAGATATAAATAAGAGAGTGAAAAAAAAGGTAGAGAAAAATCAAAAAGAATATTATCTGCGCGAAAAGATGAAAGTTATTAAAGATGAACTTGATGAAGATCAGGGTGCAAGTGCAGAGATAGCGGAGTATTATGAAAAGCTTGAAGAAGTAGATCTACCTGAAAAAGCTGCAGAAAAAATTGAAGAGGAGATAAAAAAATTGGATCGAACCCCAAATATGTCTCCTGAGGCAACTGTGATACGTAATTATCTTGACTTTATACTTGATTTACCATGGAATATTTCTAAAGAAGACGAAATTGATATTAAAAAATCTGATGAGATACTTGAGGCAGATCACTATGGTTTAGAAGATGTCAAAGAAAGAATCATCGAATATCTGGCTGTAAGGAAAATGGCACCTGCTAAAAAGAGCCCGATCTTATGTCTTGTAGGTGCTCCAGGAGTTGGTAAAACTTCACTTGGGCGTTCAATTGCAAGGGCTTTAAATAGAGAATTTGTTCGCCTGTCTTTAGGTGGTGTAAAAGATGAGGCAGAAATTAGAGGGCACCGTAGAACCTATATTGGTTCACGTCCAGGTAGGATATTAAGTGCAATAAAAGATGCTGGTACTAAAAATCCTGTGTTTTTATTAGATGAAGTGGACAAAATGAGTTCCGATTTTAGAGGAGATCCCGCCTCAGCTTTATTAGAAGTTCTTGACCCGGAGCAAAATATAGAGTTTAGTGATCATTATTTAGAACTTCCTTTTGATTTATCAGAAGTATTATTTGTGACCACTGCTAATGTTGCTCATACAATACCGGCTCCACTTTTAGATAGAATGGAATTGATAGAGATACCTGGTTATACAGAAGATGAAAAATTAAAAATAGCAGAAAAACATCTCTTGCCAGATATTTATGAAGATCATGGTTTAAAAGAAGATCAAATCAACATTTCTTCTAATGCTATTTATAAGGTTATTAGAGAATATACAAGAGAAGCTGGAGTTAGAAATCTTGAGCGCAAACTTGCAGCAATTGCTCGTAAAGTAGCTAGGGAATTTTTAGAAGGCAGAGACAAAAAAGTATTAGTAGCTGTAAATAGTGTTGAAAAATACCTTGGTTTACCAGATTATGAATATCAGCAGAGCAGCTTGGAGGATAGAGTTGGAGTTGCAACCGGTTTAGCCTATAATCAGGCAGGTGGAGACATTTTAGATATTGAGGTTGCTGTAGTACCGGGCAAAGGAGAGCTTACTCTAACTGGTTCTTTAGGTGATGTTATGAAAGAATCAGCCCAGGCTGCATTGAGTTATGTTCGTTCAAAACAAAATGAACTTTCTTTAACTGATGGATTTTATAAAAACTTTGATATTCATATTCATGTTCCTCAAGGTGCCGTACCAAAAGATGGCCCATCTGCAGGAATCACAATTGCTATTGCTCTTGCTTCTGCACTTACAAATCGTAAGGTGCGGGGAGATTATGCAATGACAGGAGAGATTTCACTTAGAGGTAGGGTGCTGCCAATCGGTGGCTTAAAAACTAAAATTCTTGCCGGCCGTAGAGCGGGTTTAAGTAAGTTTATATTACCTCAAAAAAACAAAAACAATTATGAAGAAATAGATAGAGAAATAACAAAAGATATAGAGGTTTCTTTTGTTTCTCATATGGATGAAGTATTAGAAATGCTGTTATGTAAGGAAGATGAAAATGAAATTGAGTAATGCTAAATTCTATAAAAGTGTTTATAAATATGAAGAATGTCCAAGATTACAACAGCCAGAGGTTGCTTTCAGTGGGCGTTCAAATGTTGGGAAATCATCTTTGATTAATAGAATTACAAAAAGAAAAAAACTGGCAAGGACAAGTAACACTCCTGGCCGGACCCAATCATTAAATTATTTTAATATTGATGATAAATTTTATCTGGTAGATTTGCCGGGTTATGGTTTTGCAAATGTACCCAAAAAGGTCAAAGATGATTGGGCAGAATTAATAGATAGTTATTTAAATTATAGAGAAAATTTAATCGGGATAGTACAAATTATTGATTCCAGACATAAACCAACTAAAGACGATAAAATGATGGTAGAATGGTTAAAAGCCAGTGGGTTAAGCTTCTTAATTGCTGCTACTAAAGTTGATAAAATTTCAAATAATGAAAGAGCAAAACAGAAAAAAATTATTTTAAAAGAACTAAATTTAGATAAAGAAGACAATTTTATTTTCTTTTCTGCAGAAACAGGAGAAGGAAGTAAAGAAATTTATAATTATTTAGAGTCTCTACTTCAACTTGCCAAAGACAGGTCTTAAAATGGAAAATAGTTATACGAATTCTTTTGCCAAAATATATGATGATATAATGCAGGAAGTACCCTATCAATTTTGGTTTAAATATTTAAAAGATCTGCTTAGCTATTATAACTTAGAAGTAGAATCCATTCTTGAGCTTGCAGCAGGAACTGGCAATATGACAGAAGAACTGATAAATCTTCCTAAAATAAAAGAAATTAAAGCTCTTGATCTATCATCAGCAATGCTCGAAAGAGCAGAAAACAAACTTTCCCAATATGAGCTTAAAAATTTAAAGCTAGAATTTGTTCAGGCAGATATGACTGACTTTAAATTTCCTGGTAATTTTGATTTAATTTTATCTGTTTTTGACAGTTATAACTATCTTCTAACTGAGAAAGATCTTAAGGAGAGTTTTAGCTGTGCTGCAGAAGTTCTACAAAAAGATGGCTTATTTATTTTTGATATGAATTCGATTAAAAGGATTAATACTATTGAAGAAAAAAAGACAATGCTTGAGGGCGAAAATTACAGCTGTTTATGGGAAGATATTGTGAATACAAAAGAATCCGTCTGGCAGGTTAAATTACAGATCAGTCCTGAAGATGATAAGCTACCTGCTTTTGAAGAATTTCATACTGAAAAAGGTTATGAAATTAAAACAATTAAAAAGTTACTCCAGCAAAGTGGTTTTAAAGGGGTAGAAGTTTATCGATCATTTAATTTTTTTAAAGCAAATGATAAGGTGGATAGGATTTATTTTGTAGCAGCCTTAAGTGAAGAAAGGCTGGCAGAGAAAAAAGGTTTTATGACTAAACTTTATTTCTCAATAAAAAATGAATTTAAATATTTATTAATCGGTTTAAAAACCATTTTTAAACAAACTATCTGAAACTAAGAAACTGCCGGGTATAATACCCGGCAGTTTGTGTTTAAATAGCATATTATCTTTTATTTTCTTTTTGTAACAACTTCTTTAAGATGTTCAGCTTTATTTTTGGGTTTTCTCCAGACTAATTTCTTGATTAAAGGAAGTACATAATAGTCAAGTCCTAATGATTGACCTGAATTTGCCAGACAGGGGAAAGAAGCCATTAAATACCACATGTTTCCCGTTCCAGATAAAAAGAAATTAATATTCATGAATATAGAAGCCATGGCTCCTAAGACACTAAAGAGACCTAAAAAGAGTGATAGTCCAATCGCAATTTCGGTAAAGGTTACGACAACCTGGAAGAACATCGGATACTGCATAACCACTGCTTCCATAAAAGCTTCATACCAGCCAACAGCATTTGGCCCTATTGGAGCAGCTGTTGCTCCTGCAACTAGATGATCAGGGCTCTGCAACCAGCCATCCTGAACTTTAGATATACCACTCATCAACCACTGATAACCAAGGAATATTCTTAAAATAGCGATAAAGAAAGTATGAGATTTCATTGTAGCTTGATCAAATAGCTGAGGTACTATACCCTTTTTTGAAGCCTGTTCATGGATGTATTCATTTACTAAAGAAAAACCTTCTTTAATTCCACCTATTTCAAAGAAATAAAACATATTAACAAAATGTTTTAGCAATAATGCGGGTCGTCCTTTTAATGATAGGCCGGTAACATCTGCAACAGCATAATCCGAACCTACTGATACCATTACTCCATGTAATTTGGCATCAATTTTTTCTTTATTCTGGCCTTTTATATCTGCAAAAATATTTTTTGCTGCACATTCACCAGTCTGCATGGCTGTCTCTACTAAAGCAGGCAGTGTTTTTTTATCGGCCCATGGAGCTGCAGAATTATCACCAATTGCATAAACTTCTTTATGCACTGGTATTTGTAAATATTCATTAACTATTAATCTTTCAGTTTTATCTTTTTCTAAATCTAGATCTTCAACTAAAGGAGCACTTTTTACTCCACAGGTCCAGATTACTGTATTTGAAGGTATTGTTTCAGTTCCCTGCTCACCTTTATCAATAATAATAGCATTTTCTTTTACTTCCTGAGCGAAGTGACCTGTTAAAATTTCTACATTTTTTTTATTGAGATATTTTTCAGCTTTTTTGGCCATTTCTTTATCTATATTGGGAAGAATTCTTTCTAATCCTTCTACAAGATAAAGTTTGATTTCATTTCTAGGAACTTCATATTGTTTAGATAATTCATCAAACCATTGAGTCAATTCTCCAACCATTTCAACTCCGGTAAATCCAGCACCTGCTACAACAAAAGATAATAATTCTTTTCTTTTCTCAGGATCATCTTCAAATTGGGCTTTATGAAACATTTTTTCTACCTGATGATTTATTTTTTTAGCATCATCCATTGACCAGAGAGTAAAGGCATTTTCGTTAACACCTTTGACACCACAGTCATTTGGCTGACTACCAGTTCCTAAGATCAAATAATCGTAACTATATTCTTTTTCCTCGGAATAAAGCTTTTGATCATCAAAATTTATCTCAGTTATTTCATCCCAGATTAGATTAACCTTGGTACTTTCAAAAAGTCTGTTTAAGCTAATTTCTAGATTTTCAGGCTCAACTCTATTACCTGCAACTTCGTGTAATTCAGTAATTAAATGGTGCTTTTTTCCTTTATTAAGAAGCGTAACCTCTATATCTTCTTCTTTTTTGGCGAGTTTAGCCATTTTTTTGGCAGCAGAAACACCTCCATAACCTGCGCCTAATATAATAACATGTTGTCGCATAGTAGTTCCTCCCTTTTAATTAATGTGCAAAATTAAATTACTTAAATAATTAGCTAGTAGTTATATTTTTCACACTACAATTATAGCATATATAAAAAAAAATGCAAATATCTGAGTAAATTACTCAAGAATAAAATATTATTTTATCTAAAACTGCCAAGAAAACTCCTTCCAAGCTATGCATTGGGTGGAGATGAATTGGCTATTTATTCTGATTTTCAATATACTTTTTAATTGTCTCAATAGTAGCACCACCAGAAGATACAATAATGATATTGTAGACTATAAACAGAATAATAATTGTTATTTAAGTCTCTATTCATAAAGATCAAACCTCCATTTTTTCTTTTACAAGCAAACATATGTATGATATAATTATAGTAGGATGGAGGTGAAAAATCAATGCGATTATCATTTAAATTCAACCCTAAATTAAGCCATAAGCAATTAGTAATAATTAATGAATTAGCCTGGCATTGCTCTAAATTATATAATATAGTCAATTATCAGATTAAAAATAATAAAGATGTAAAAGCTGTCTATACTGAATTAGAAACTAGATATAAAAATAACTGGCATAATGACTACCTTCACTCCCATAACAGACAGCAGGCATTAAAGCAGTTAGCTCAGGACTGGAAAAGTTTTTTTAATTCTCTCAAAGATTATAAAAAGAATCCTCAAAAATATAAGGGTCAGCCAGGGTCACCTAATTTTAAACATATGAACAGTAATCCCTGTGAAATAATTTTTACCAATTTAGCTGTTAGAATTAGAGATAATAAATTACTCTTATCCTTATCTAAAAAGATACAGTCTAAATATAATGTGAAAGTCACTAAAGCTTTTAATTTATAATACGCAAGGAAAGCTTTAGTATGACCGTATTCGATTTGGCCGCTATTCAGTAGATCTGGAAAAAATAAATAAAAGTAACTATGATAAATCCAGAAGAATTACTAGAGGTCTCTTTAAAACTAACGAGGGCCTATTAATTAATGCTGATCAGAATGGTAGCTTTAATATACTTCGTAAATACCATAACGATAAATGTATTCTCAGACCTATCAAAGAGGCGAGAGATAATGGATTTGTGGACAATCCTTCAAGATTAAGGGTATCCTAAACTATTAGGAGCAAAACTTAAAAGCCAAACATCTTGTAAACTGACCTAGTAATATAGGTTGAACTTTAATCTATATGAAGCAGTTAGAAGCTCCCTCTAAATCTTGGTTTTGATTTAGGTGGAGAGGTTCACTCATTTTTAAGGCGGTTTTTTCCTATAAACCTTTAAAATCTAGTGAAAAATATGTAATTTAACTAAAAAAAGTTTTAATTTCTTGGTGACTTAAATCAAAAAAACAATCCAAAATAAGATTTAATTGAAATAAAAAAATGCTATGTTAAAATTATAACAAATATATTCCGATATTATTTACTTTGCATTAATTAATATTTATGATAAAATATAAGTAGTTTACTCCGGTTTAAGTTGAGCCTTAATAAATTAATACAAAATAATGGAGTGGTAGATTTGTTAAAAAATAAAAAATTAACTTTTTTATTAATTGTAATTATTAGTTCATTTTTGTTTATGACTGCTTGTGGAAGGGATGGTGGACAAGATATTCCTTCTGCTGAAGACAATTCTTTTATTATGAATACCCTGGTCCAGATGAGGGCTTATGGTGAAAATTCTGAAATAGCAGTTGAAGAGAGTATGGAGAGGATAAG contains:
- the lon gene encoding endopeptidase La — protein: MSEAIKSKKTMELPLLASRGVIVFPHMVIPLLVGRDKSIEALEEAMMEEKKIIIVAQKDEKIEDPEIDDIYSFGTIAEVKQFVKLPNDMMKVVVEGLERARVKRYIDTEGYFLAEVESCPEEKVEVDTETKALMRTVVKEFEQYIKFNRNLPAETIMSVNDIEDPGRLADVISSQIDLKYQQLQELLEATDIIERLEKMLAVLRSEIEVLKIEQDINKRVKKKVEKNQKEYYLREKMKVIKDELDEDQGASAEIAEYYEKLEEVDLPEKAAEKIEEEIKKLDRTPNMSPEATVIRNYLDFILDLPWNISKEDEIDIKKSDEILEADHYGLEDVKERIIEYLAVRKMAPAKKSPILCLVGAPGVGKTSLGRSIARALNREFVRLSLGGVKDEAEIRGHRRTYIGSRPGRILSAIKDAGTKNPVFLLDEVDKMSSDFRGDPASALLEVLDPEQNIEFSDHYLELPFDLSEVLFVTTANVAHTIPAPLLDRMELIEIPGYTEDEKLKIAEKHLLPDIYEDHGLKEDQINISSNAIYKVIREYTREAGVRNLERKLAAIARKVAREFLEGRDKKVLVAVNSVEKYLGLPDYEYQQSSLEDRVGVATGLAYNQAGGDILDIEVAVVPGKGELTLTGSLGDVMKESAQAALSYVRSKQNELSLTDGFYKNFDIHIHVPQGAVPKDGPSAGITIAIALASALTNRKVRGDYAMTGEISLRGRVLPIGGLKTKILAGRRAGLSKFILPQKNKNNYEEIDREITKDIEVSFVSHMDEVLEMLLCKEDENEIE
- a CDS encoding FAD-dependent oxidoreductase; its protein translation is MRQHVIILGAGYGGVSAAKKMAKLAKKEEDIEVTLLNKGKKHHLITELHEVAGNRVEPENLEISLNRLFESTKVNLIWDEITEINFDDQKLYSEEKEYSYDYLILGTGSQPNDCGVKGVNENAFTLWSMDDAKKINHQVEKMFHKAQFEDDPEKRKELLSFVVAGAGFTGVEMVGELTQWFDELSKQYEVPRNEIKLYLVEGLERILPNIDKEMAKKAEKYLNKKNVEILTGHFAQEVKENAIIIDKGEQGTETIPSNTVIWTCGVKSAPLVEDLDLEKDKTERLIVNEYLQIPVHKEVYAIGDNSAAPWADKKTLPALVETAMQTGECAAKNIFADIKGQNKEKIDAKLHGVMVSVGSDYAVADVTGLSLKGRPALLLKHFVNMFYFFEIGGIKEGFSLVNEYIHEQASKKGIVPQLFDQATMKSHTFFIAILRIFLGYQWLMSGISKVQDGWLQSPDHLVAGATAAPIGPNAVGWYEAFMEAVVMQYPMFFQVVVTFTEIAIGLSLFLGLFSVLGAMASIFMNINFFLSGTGNMWYLMASFPCLANSGQSLGLDYYVLPLIKKLVWRKPKNKAEHLKEVVTKRK
- the yihA gene encoding ribosome biogenesis GTP-binding protein YihA/YsxC — translated: MKLSNAKFYKSVYKYEECPRLQQPEVAFSGRSNVGKSSLINRITKRKKLARTSNTPGRTQSLNYFNIDDKFYLVDLPGYGFANVPKKVKDDWAELIDSYLNYRENLIGIVQIIDSRHKPTKDDKMMVEWLKASGLSFLIAATKVDKISNNERAKQKKIILKELNLDKEDNFIFFSAETGEGSKEIYNYLESLLQLAKDRS
- a CDS encoding class I SAM-dependent DNA methyltransferase encodes the protein MENSYTNSFAKIYDDIMQEVPYQFWFKYLKDLLSYYNLEVESILELAAGTGNMTEELINLPKIKEIKALDLSSAMLERAENKLSQYELKNLKLEFVQADMTDFKFPGNFDLILSVFDSYNYLLTEKDLKESFSCAAEVLQKDGLFIFDMNSIKRINTIEEKKTMLEGENYSCLWEDIVNTKESVWQVKLQISPEDDKLPAFEEFHTEKGYEIKTIKKLLQQSGFKGVEVYRSFNFFKANDKVDRIYFVAALSEERLAEKKGFMTKLYFSIKNEFKYLLIGLKTIFKQTI